In Phlebotomus papatasi isolate M1 chromosome 1, Ppap_2.1, whole genome shotgun sequence, the following proteins share a genomic window:
- the LOC129799695 gene encoding farnesyl pyrophosphate synthase-like: MISVFRNFNIQNTLNKRNCSHFWEHLRCISKASVVTDSYCLKKNEASFKSLESGDNMKTIRQLQIKEYSTSTSTAKSKEESQKFFSYFPGIVQELKGIAEKYAAFGVGEHFERVLEYNLQGGKKLRGVSSWQAYQLLVPKDSITEDSLKLAGYLGWCIEMLHAAILMIDDIMDRSITRRGRLCWYKVEDIQLSAINDAFLVDAGIYQILKDHFSHMDCYIKILELFHEISFTTTLGQYLDAKSQQQDVLSFTMEQYKNIAIHKTSYYGYYLPIASALHLAGYTSPEIFQQAKEILLEIGLFFQIQDDFIDCFGDPKLTGKIGTDIQDGKCTWLSVTCVQRATDAQKEIMKECYGKDDTEAIARIKQLYEELSLPDIYATYEKESYNRIKTQIQKISQKVSGDIFLFFMNKLYNRKA; this comes from the exons ATGATTTCAGTCTTCAGGAATTTTAATATTCAGAACACTCTTAATAAGAGAAATTGTTCCCATTTTTGGGAGCATTTGAGGTGTATTTCCAAGGCAAGTGTGGTTACTGATTCTTACTGTTTGAAGAAGAATGAGGCATCTTTTAAATCTTTGGAATCTGGTGACAACATGAAAACGATAAG acaactgCAAATAAAGGAATATTCTACATCAACCTCAACTGCTAAATCTAAGGAAGAAagtcaaaagtttttttcataCTTTCCAG GTATTGTTCAGGAACTTAAAGGGATAGCAGAAAAATATGCGGCTTTCGGAGTAGGAGAGCATTTTGAACgt GTATTGGAGTATAATCTACAAGGTGGCAAGAAGCTACGTGGGGTATCTTCGTGGCAAGCTTACCAATTGCTGGTACCAAAGGATTCGATTACGGAAGATAGTTTGAAATTAGCAGGATACCTTGGATGGTGCATAGAGATG CTACATGCAGCAATCTTAATGATCGATGACATAATGGATAGGAGTATAACCAGAAGAGGAAGGCTTTGCTGGTACAAAGTGGAAGATATCCAGCTCTCTGCTATAAATGATGCGTTTTTGGTTGACGCTGGAATTTATCAGATTCTGAAGGACCATTTCAGTCACATGGATTGTTATATAAAAATCCTTGAGTTATTCCACGAGATTAGTTTCACAACAACTCTTGGACAGTATTTGGACGCAAAATCCCAACAACAGGATGTTCTTAGTTTTACAATGGAACAATATAAAAACATTGCGATCCACAAAACATCTTACTATGGATATTATCTTCCAATTGCATCGGCATTGCATTTGGCTGGATATACTTCTCCAGAAATATTTCAGCAAGCAAAAGAAATCCTTCTTGAGATAGGCCTCTTTTTCCAGATTCAGGATGACTTTATTGATTGTTTCGGGGATCCAAAATTAACTGGGAAAATCGGAACTGATATTCAGGATGGAAAATGCACGTGGCTTTCTGTAACTTGTGTTCAGAGGGCTACTGATGCCCAGAAAGAGATTATGAAGGAGTGTTATGGGAAGGATGACACTGAAGCTATTGCTAGAATTAAGCAATTGTACGAGGAATTAAGTCTGCCAGATATTTATGCTACTTACGAGAAAGAATCCTACAACAGGATCAAGACACAGATTCAAAAAATCTCTCAGAAAGTTTCTGGTGACATCTTTCTTTTCTTCATGAACAAGTTATACAACAGGAAAGCTTAA